The Puntigrus tetrazona isolate hp1 chromosome 16, ASM1883169v1, whole genome shotgun sequence genome includes a region encoding these proteins:
- the LOC122360014 gene encoding type-4 ice-structuring protein LS-12-like, producing the protein MKFSLIAVLVVALAIGSESASLVKRDAPAELDKIAKYFQDLVDSLKNVEGPELANKANAYFEQSRAQFQPMVEKLQEQLKPLSSNIEDHIKPLAASVQAQVAPLAGLVQSQVEDVLKFVADQSKAILPPQ; encoded by the exons ATGAAATTCTCCCTCATTGCCGTCCTTGTTGTTGCTCTGGCCATCG GCTCTGAGTCGGCTTCTCTGGTCAAGAGAGACGCTCCTGCTGAGCTGGATAAGATCGCCAAGTACTTCCAGGACCTCGTGGACAGCCTGAAGAACGTTGAGGGCCCTGAGCTGGCCAACAAGGCCAA CGCTTACTTTGAGCAGAGTAGAGCCCAGTTTCAGCCCATGGTTGAGAAGCTCCAGGAGCAGCTGAAGCCCCTCTCCAGCAACATTGAAGACCACATCAAGCCTCTGGCCGCCTCCGTCCAGGCTCAGGTCGCCCCCCTCGCCGGCTTGGTCCAGAGCCAGGTTGAAGATGTCCTCAAGTTTGTGGCTGACCAGAGCAAAGCCATCCTGCCTCCTCAGTAA